A part of Burkholderiales bacterium genomic DNA contains:
- a CDS encoding S41 family peptidase: protein MRSRLHHLGLIVLGILIGVGVSLNYSAIADKDRAGPLPVEELRTFAEVFGKIKSDYVEPVEDKKLITSAINGMLSGLDPHSAYLDADAFKDLQVSTQGQFGGLGIEVGMEDGFVKVISPIEDTPAFQAGIKAGDLIIKLDDTPVKGMTLNDAVKRMRGKPGTRITLTILRKGEPKPLVITLTRAVIQIKSVKWKLLEPGYGFVRITQFQDHTGEDLVKALDGLNKQNKEALKGLVLDLRNNPGGLLNGAVAVATAFLPKDVLVVYTDGRTQDAKMRLTASREFYLRPNQDDYMKNLPGWAKSVPMIVLVNGGSASASEIVAGALQDHRRAIILGTQTFGKGSVQTILPLANGTAIKLTTARYYTPSGNSIQAKGITPDIVVEEAVVSEADKQAMGVREADLERHLANDKEPEAKPAPAPIRLQAPKPEKGKEDKPEPGDIAPRTDYQLNQAVNLLKGIQILQRR from the coding sequence ATGCGCAGCAGACTGCACCATCTTGGGCTCATCGTTTTGGGCATCCTCATCGGCGTGGGGGTGAGCCTGAATTACTCCGCCATCGCCGACAAGGACCGCGCCGGCCCCCTGCCGGTGGAGGAGCTGCGCACCTTCGCCGAGGTGTTCGGCAAGATCAAGAGCGACTACGTGGAGCCGGTCGAGGACAAGAAGCTCATCACTTCGGCCATCAATGGCATGCTCTCCGGCCTTGACCCCCATTCCGCCTACCTGGACGCCGATGCCTTCAAAGACCTGCAGGTCTCCACCCAGGGTCAGTTCGGCGGGCTCGGTATCGAGGTGGGCATGGAGGATGGCTTCGTCAAAGTCATTTCCCCCATCGAGGATACGCCCGCCTTCCAGGCCGGCATCAAGGCCGGCGACCTCATCATCAAGCTGGACGACACACCGGTCAAAGGCATGACCCTCAACGATGCCGTCAAGCGCATGCGGGGCAAACCGGGCACGCGCATCACGCTGACCATCCTGCGCAAGGGTGAGCCCAAACCCCTGGTGATCACCCTCACCCGCGCGGTGATCCAGATCAAGAGCGTCAAGTGGAAGCTTTTGGAGCCGGGCTATGGCTTCGTGCGCATCACCCAGTTCCAGGATCACACCGGCGAGGATCTGGTGAAGGCACTGGATGGCCTCAACAAACAGAACAAGGAGGCCCTCAAGGGCCTGGTGCTTGATCTGCGCAACAATCCGGGCGGTCTGCTCAACGGCGCAGTCGCCGTGGCGACGGCCTTCCTGCCCAAGGACGTGCTGGTGGTCTACACCGACGGCCGCACCCAGGATGCCAAGATGCGCCTGACGGCGAGCCGCGAGTTCTATCTGCGCCCCAACCAGGACGATTACATGAAAAACCTCCCGGGCTGGGCAAAGAGCGTGCCCATGATCGTGCTGGTCAATGGCGGCTCCGCCTCGGCTTCTGAGATCGTCGCCGGCGCCCTGCAGGATCATCGCCGCGCCATCATCCTCGGCACCCAGACCTTCGGCAAGGGTTCGGTGCAGACCATCCTGCCTCTGGCCAATGGCACCGCCATCAAGCTCACCACGGCGCGCTATTACACGCCCAGCGGCAACTCCATCCAGGCCAAGGGCATCACGCCGGACATCGTCGTCGAGGAGGCGGTGGTGAGCGAGGCCGACAAACAGGCGATGGGGGTGCGCGAGGCCGATCTGGAGCGCCATCTCGCCAATGACAAGGAACCCGAGGCCAAACCCGCGCCGGCCCCCATCCGGCTGCAGGCGCCGAAGCCGGAGAAGGGCAAGGAGGACAAGCCTGAACCGGGCGACATCGCCCCGCGCACTGATTACCAGCTCAACCAGGCGGTGAACCTGCTCAAGGGCATCCAGATCCTGCAGCGCCGCTGA